From one Amphiura filiformis chromosome 13, Afil_fr2py, whole genome shotgun sequence genomic stretch:
- the LOC140168768 gene encoding uncharacterized protein has protein sequence MLSIVSSIYDPMGMVAPYVVKAKMILQTLCQQKIGWDEEIPHQQAHEWNQWTKELPKLQEVKLDRCLKPPRSDQPTNIQFHHFADASEQGYAVVSYVRYMYGTQIHCSFVSAKARVRPLKKVTIPRLELTAAVTAVRVDCKLRNEWKKGSEDEEIESHLWTDSMTVLNQQGGRNKEKSDPSQWHYVPSQENPADDCSRGLTIEKLLKSERWFNGPQFLWKPKSEWPTSPDKTEEISNQDPEVRIKVGVGLVECSDGVQDPITKVVNHCSDWMKVKRIVAWLLRLKRMLQQKAQKKCETRSESMELSVEELQHAEEIIVKKVQQQAFPAEITALQKCRVSTQEDASSEEYLTKRAEVKLQKEIHSKSPILNLDPVLQDGLLRVGGRLSAAAIPEHSKHQLILPRTHRVSDLILQHVHIQSNHQGRNHVLAVLREKYWILGAGVTIKQLMKRCIVCRRQRCKLNEQMMADLPSNRVKPDDPPFTYTGMDYFGPFNIKHGRSIRKRYGVLFTCMNSRAVHIEIADSMDTSSCINALRRFLARRGHVKEITSDNGTNLVGASHQLVEAIKELDETALQRFASSHEIQWKFNTPSASHHGGVWERMIRTVRKILQALLTEQHIKVARSDDELHTLMCEVENTINSRPLTRMSEDPTDLCVLTTNHLLQLRNPETLPPGVFTEKDAYSKRRWRQVQFLADLFWKRWVAEYLPMLQTRQKWLKPKRNLLVGDIVLVVDNSAPRNSWPMGRIEKIHVGNKGLVRSVTVKTQSTTLDRPVNKLCLLLEQDN, from the exons ATGCTGTCAATTGTAAGCAGCATATATGATCCCATGGGCATGGTAGCACCGTATGTTGTCAAAGCAAAGATGATACTTCAGACCCTCTGTCAGCAGAAGATAGGTTGGGACGAAGAGATTCCACACCAACAAGCCCATGAATGGAACCAATGGACCAAAGAACTTCCAAAACTCCAGGAGGTAAAGCTAGACAGATGTTTGAAGCCACCAAGATCTGATCAACCTACAAACATTCAGTTCCACCACTTCGCAGATGCCAGCGAACAGGGATATGCAGTGGTGAGCTATGTGAGGTACATGTACGGAACACAAATACATTGTTCCTTCGTGTCAGCAAAAGCCAGAGTAAGACCACTAAAGAAGGTGACAATACCACGACTGGAACTGACAGCTGCTGTCACTGCTGTAAGAGTGGATTGTAAACTAAGAAATGAATGGAAGAAAGGCAGTGAAGACGAGGAGATAGAGAGTCATCTTTGGACAGACAGTATGACAGTCCTAAA CCAACAGGGTGGAAGAAATAAGGAAAAATCAGACCCGTCACAATGGCATTATGTGCCATCTCAAGAAAATCCAGCAGATGACTGCTCCAGAGGGCTCACCATAGAGAAACTGTTGAAATCTGAAAGGTGGTTTAATGGACCACAGTTCCTTTGGAAGCCAAAGAGCGAATGGCCAACAAGCCCAGACAAGACAGAAGAAATATCAAACCAAGATCCTGAAGTCCGCATCAAAGTTGGAGTTGGACTAGTTGAATGCTCTGATGGAGTACAAGACCCTATCACCAAGGTGGTAAATCACTGTTCTGACTGGATGAAGGTAAAGAGGATAGTAGCATGGCTGCTCCGCCTGAAACGAATGCTTCAGCAAAAGGCCCAGAAGAAATGTGAAACCAGAAGTGAGTCCATGGAACTCTCAGTGGAAGAACTGCAGCATGCTGAAGAAATCATAGTAAAGAAAGTTCAGCAGCAAGCTTTTCCAGCAGAAATCACAGCCTTGCAGAAGTGTAGAGTGTCGACCCAGGAAGATGCCAGCAGTGAAGAGTATTTGACAAAAAGAGCTGAAGTCAAACTACAGAAGGAGATTCACAGTAAAAGCCCAATACTGAACTTGGATCCTGTACTACAAGATGGACTTTTAAGAGTAGGTGGTAGACTTAGTGCAGCAGCAATACCTGAACACTCCAAACATCAGCTGATCCTACCGAGAACCCACCGAGTCTCTGACCTGATCCTACAGCATGTGCACATCCAGAGCAATCACCAGGGCAGGAATCATGTTCTTGCTGTACTGAGAGAGAAATACTGGATACTGGGGGCCGGCGTGACAATTAAACAGTTGATGAAGAGATGCATTGTGTGCAGAAGACAACGTTGTAAACTAAATGAGCAAATGATGGCAGACTTGCCAAGCAACCGTGTCAAGCCAGATGATCCGCCCTTCACCTATACAGGTATGGATTATTTTGGACCCTTCAACATTAAGCATGGAAGATCCATAAGAAAGCGCTATGGTGTACTATTCACCTGCATGAACAGCAGGGCAGTCCACATTGAGATTGCGGACTCGATGGACACCAGCTCTTGTATAAATGCGCTAAGAAGATTTCTTGCCAGAAGAGGACATGTGAAAGAAATCACATCCGACAACGGAACCAACCTAGTGGGCGCTAGCCATCAACTAGTTGAAGCCATAAAGGAGCTGGATGAAACAGCCTTGCAGCGATTTGCATCCAGCCATGAGATTCAGTGGAAGTTTAACACACCCTCCGCTTCCCACCATGGAGGAGTGTGGGAGCGCATGATCCGCACTGTCAGGAAAATACTACAAGCCTTACTTACAGAACAGCACATCAAAGTAGCAAGATCAGATGATGAACTGCACACACTGATGTGTGAGGTGGAGAACACCATCAACAGCAGACCACTGACAAGAATGTCGGAGGACCCAACAGACCTGTGTGTACTGACCACGAACCACTTGCTACAGCTGCGCAACCCAGAAACGCTCCCACCAGGAGTATTCACAGAGAAAGATGCCTACTCCAAAAGACGTTGGAGACAAGTACAATTCCTAGCCGACCTATTTTGGAAAAGATGGGTTGCAGAATACCTACCAATGCTCCAAACACGTCAAAAGTGGCTGAAACCCAAGAGAAATCTTCTAGTCGGGGACATAGTGCTTGTGGTAGATAATTCAGCTCCACGCAACTCTTGGCCGATGGGTAGAATAGAGAAGATTCATGTGGGAAACAAAGGCCTAGTGCGCAGTGTGACAGTGAAGACACAATCGACCACCCTGGATCGCCCTGTTAACAAACTGTGTCTTCTTCTTGAACAGGATAACTAA
- the LOC140168769 gene encoding uncharacterized protein has protein sequence MIKCKNREKCGICGKQHHTALHDDSRLQESVSKQEVSTTKMTSGCVNGECASTRMTILPVTVTSAGNPCITTYAFMDDGCGGVFMSPELCKKLNLKTKNTKLTLKTLSDETTCDTKMVLDELQVGDLKAQSFVDLPTVYVKEMPVTGNDIPKQTELEKWSHLRDIKFPDLTQEPSRHCVPRPMEVKTGKMGEPFGIKSTIGWKIHGLVSEETREHLAAHFCTAVETSNQRLEELFRSYIHKDFDEIGDEIKPSVEDKKFLQKMKDTIHQEPDGHYTTALPFRDAAAVMPNNRSQAEAYASNLRKRLAKDSNLCEQYTQFMEDLEVGGYSEKIPDDEPERGDGRCWYIPHHGVFNVNKPGKIRVVYNCPAMYKGTSLNAQLFQGPDLTNGLTGVLMRWRKEPVAVQADIEKMFYQVRVAEGDRDMLRYLWWSGGDLNSKLQSYRMKVHVFGAVSSPSCVNYVMKHIANCESTKPKASNTILNAFYVDDMLDSFATEEGAIHASECIQETLAEGAFTLPSGTATEGE, from the exons ATGATTAAATGCAAGAATCGTGAAAAATGTGGCATTTGTGGAAAGCAACACCATACCGCACTGCATGATGACTCAAGACTACAGGAATCTGTCAGCAAGCAAGAAGTTTCAACAACAAAGATGACTTCAGGCTGTGTGAATGGAGAATGTGCATCCACGAGAATGACCATATTACCAGTGACAGTGACATCCGCAGGAAACCCGTGCATCACCACATATGCCTTTATGGATGATGGCTGTGGAGGCGTTTTCATGTCACCCGAGCTCTGCAAAAAACTCAATCTGAAAACAAAGAACACAAAATTAACCCTGAAGACCCTGTCAGATGAAACCACATGTGATACAAAGATGGTTTTAGATGAACTGCAAGTGGGAGATCTTAAAGCACAATCCTTTGTTGACCTTCCCACGGTGTATGTCAAAGAGATGCCGGTTACAGGGAATGATATCCCCAAACAGACAGAGTTGGAAAAGTGGAGTCACCTGAGGGACATCAAGTTTCCGGATTTGACACAAGAACCATCAAGGCATTGTGTCCCCAGA CCGATGGAAGTCAAAACTGGCAAAATGGGAGAACCCTTTGGAATTAAATCCACCATAGGCTGGAAGATCCATGGTTTAGTGTCAGAAGAAACTCGCGAGCATCTAGCAGCCCATTTCTGTACAGCGGTTGAAACCAGCAATCAAAGGCTCGAGGAACTGTTCAGGAGCTACATACACAAGGACTTTGATGAAATAGGAGATGAAATCAAACCTTCGGTAGAGGACAAAAAATTTCTACAGAAAATGAAAGACACTATACACCAAGAACCAGATGGCCATTACACTACAGCACTTCCTTTTAGAGATGCAGCTGCTGTGATGCCAAATAACAGATCACAAGCAGAGGCTTATGCTAGCAACCTCAGGAAAAGACTCGCCAAAGACAGCAACCTGTGTGAACAGTACACCCAGTTCATGGAAGACTTAGAAGTCGGTGGATACAGCGAGAAGATTCCAGATGACGAGCCAGAACGAGGAGATGGTCGCTGTTGGTATATTCCCCATCATGGTGTGTTTAATGTGAACAAACCAGGAAAAATCAGAGTAGTGTACAACTGTCCTGCCATGTACAAGGGCACGTCCTTGAATGCCCAGCTATTCCAGGGTCCTGACCTTACAAATGGATTGACTGGTGTGCTGATGAGGTGGAGGAAGGAGCCGGTAGCTGTGCAAGCGGACATAGAAAAGATGTTCTATCAAGTTAGAGTAGCTGAAGGAGACAGAGATATGCTAAGATATCTGTGGTGGTCAGGTGGTGACTTAAACAGTAAATTACAGAGCTACCGCATGAAAGTACACGTGTTCGGAGCAGTGTCATCACCAAGCTGTGTGAATTATGTGATGAAACACATAGCCAATTGTGAGAGTACAAAGCCCAAAGCGTCAAATACTATTTTGAATGCATTCTATGTTGATGACATGCTGGACTCATTTGCCACTGAAGAGGGGGCTATACATGCGTCAGAGTGTATTCAAGAAACACTCGCAGAAGGGGCTTTCACCTTACCAAGTGGCACAGCAACAGAAGGAGAGTAA